Proteins encoded in a region of the Isoalcanivorax pacificus W11-5 genome:
- a CDS encoding YraN family protein has product MRMLFGGGDRRTRGASAERQAEQWLNRQGLDTVARNYRCRQGEIDLVMRGGNVLVFVEVRLRASQDYGGAPASVTARKQQRLVRAARHYLAAHPGQATLDCRFDVLGVAPGAGGEPDFEWITHAFYAE; this is encoded by the coding sequence ATGCGCATGCTGTTCGGCGGCGGCGATCGCCGCACGCGCGGCGCCAGCGCCGAGCGGCAGGCCGAACAGTGGCTCAACCGGCAGGGGCTGGATACCGTGGCCCGCAATTACCGCTGTCGCCAGGGCGAGATTGATCTGGTCATGCGCGGTGGCAACGTGCTGGTGTTTGTGGAAGTGCGCCTGCGCGCCTCACAGGACTACGGCGGCGCACCGGCGTCGGTAACCGCCCGCAAGCAGCAGCGGCTGGTGCGCGCGGCGCGTCATTATCTGGCCGCCCATCCCGGCCAGGCGACGCTGGACTGTCGTTTCGATGTGCTGGGCGTGGCGCCCGGCGCCGGCGGCGAGCCGGACTTTGAATGGATCACACATGCCTTTTATGCTGAATGA
- a CDS encoding penicillin-binding protein activator, with amino-acid sequence MPYRLLIPVLSLLVLLSACTTSPTQTSSSAPARPDRGTVIAAPAQLEEALGELSTRQGEERTTLAMAWARSYLASDRPRDAEALLNRIDGERLSGDLRLEWLMLRAQLLLARQEAGDALALLSDNARYQVDRLVNEAPLALQNRYLLLRADALAINGELAASLRARVAVDPMLDTDDQDYNQQMIWTLLMQMPQTALQALAGSSEQDLLGWAELAQVYRDPLADIDRQITGLQDWERRWRNHPAARNKPVMVQALQQAVSQRPQRVAVLLPEAGSLAGAAQAVRDGILAGYYSALEQGNPVPEILFFDTHEADLFALYNQALVSGAEFIIGPLDKEQVTQLAGVQDLPVTTLTLNYTDTAPASANLYQFGLAPEDEARQIARQAYAEGARLAGVLYPENEWGQRLAAAFTQAWQDQGGILTAQRGYGDDISNDVKQMLSIEQSRARSEAVAQFIQEKVHLQGRRRQDLDFIFIVASPAQGRQLKPALNFHYAEDLPVYSTSHIYNGQPDRRADTDLNGIRFVDLPWLLDHDSALHQTVAQAWPQGHGRYERLFAMGVDAYRLQARLALLREVPGSSLPGATGELSLDAQHRLVRELDWAWFRRGQPERQPVVQTP; translated from the coding sequence ATGCCCTATCGTCTGCTGATTCCTGTCCTGAGCCTGCTGGTGCTGCTCAGTGCCTGTACGACCAGCCCCACCCAGACCTCTTCTTCTGCGCCGGCCCGCCCGGATCGCGGCACCGTGATCGCCGCCCCGGCGCAACTGGAGGAGGCATTGGGCGAGCTCTCCACCCGACAGGGCGAGGAGCGCACCACGCTGGCAATGGCCTGGGCACGCAGCTACCTGGCATCGGATCGCCCGCGCGATGCCGAAGCCTTGCTGAACCGGATCGACGGCGAACGCCTCAGCGGCGATCTGCGGCTGGAATGGCTGATGCTGCGCGCGCAACTGCTGCTGGCACGCCAGGAAGCCGGCGATGCCCTGGCATTGCTCAGCGACAACGCTCGTTATCAGGTCGACCGCCTGGTGAATGAAGCCCCGCTGGCATTGCAGAACCGTTATCTGCTGCTGCGTGCCGACGCACTGGCGATCAACGGCGAACTCGCCGCCAGCCTGCGCGCACGCGTGGCGGTGGACCCGATGCTGGACACCGACGACCAGGACTACAACCAGCAGATGATCTGGACACTGCTGATGCAGATGCCACAGACCGCCTTGCAGGCATTGGCCGGCAGCAGCGAACAGGATCTGCTCGGCTGGGCAGAACTGGCGCAGGTCTATCGTGATCCGCTGGCGGATATCGACCGCCAGATAACGGGCCTGCAGGACTGGGAACGTCGCTGGCGCAATCATCCGGCGGCGCGCAACAAGCCGGTCATGGTGCAGGCACTGCAGCAGGCGGTCAGCCAGCGGCCGCAGCGTGTGGCCGTGCTGCTGCCGGAAGCCGGTTCGCTGGCCGGCGCAGCGCAGGCCGTACGCGACGGCATCCTGGCCGGTTACTACAGTGCGCTGGAACAGGGTAATCCGGTGCCTGAAATCCTGTTCTTCGATACACACGAGGCAGACCTGTTTGCGCTCTACAACCAGGCCCTGGTGAGCGGTGCTGAATTCATCATTGGCCCGCTGGATAAAGAACAGGTCACTCAACTGGCCGGCGTACAGGATTTGCCCGTCACCACCCTGACACTGAATTACACCGATACCGCCCCGGCGTCTGCCAACCTGTATCAGTTTGGCCTGGCCCCCGAAGACGAAGCCCGCCAGATCGCCCGCCAGGCCTATGCCGAAGGCGCGCGCCTGGCAGGTGTGTTGTATCCGGAAAATGAATGGGGTCAGCGCCTGGCTGCTGCCTTCACCCAGGCCTGGCAGGACCAGGGCGGCATCCTGACCGCGCAACGCGGCTACGGTGACGACATCAGCAACGACGTGAAACAGATGCTCAGCATCGAACAGAGCCGCGCCCGCTCTGAAGCAGTGGCGCAGTTCATCCAGGAAAAAGTGCACCTGCAGGGCCGTCGCCGCCAGGATCTGGATTTCATTTTTATCGTGGCCAGCCCGGCCCAGGGCCGTCAGCTCAAGCCGGCCCTGAATTTCCATTACGCAGAAGACCTGCCGGTCTACTCCACCTCGCATATCTACAACGGCCAGCCGGACCGGCGCGCCGACACAGACCTCAACGGCATCCGCTTTGTCGACCTCCCCTGGTTGCTGGATCACGACTCTGCATTGCATCAGACCGTTGCCCAGGCCTGGCCGCAGGGCCACGGCCGCTACGAGCGGCTGTTCGCCATGGGCGTGGACGCCTATCGCCTGCAGGCACGCCTGGCCCTGCTGCGGGAAGTGCCGGGCAGCAGCCTGCCCGGCGCCACCGGCGAGCTGAGCCTGGACGCACAGCATCGGCTGGTACGCGAACTCGACTGGGCCTGGTTCCGGCGCGGCCAGCCGGAGCGGCAACCGGTCGTGCAGACGCCGTGA
- the rsmI gene encoding 16S rRNA (cytidine(1402)-2'-O)-methyltransferase → MSGALYVVSTPIGNLEDITQRALRVLADVEVVAAEDTRRSGQLLDALGIRARLVSCHDHNEGERSTQLVAQMQAGASVALISDAGTPLVSDPGFRLVRACQQAGVPVVPVPGASAVLAALAVAGLPTDRFLFEGFLPNKGSVRDEALRNILANRATSVLFEAPHRLLSLLESIEAAGAGEREITLCRELTKRFETVIRDSVTGLRQRVANDPDQQRGEVVLVLAGAPPEAAGDAELIPLAKLLLEELPASRAARILAAYSGRKRQEVYEWLGRL, encoded by the coding sequence ATGTCCGGCGCTTTATATGTTGTCAGCACGCCGATCGGTAATCTGGAGGACATCACCCAGCGCGCGTTGCGCGTGCTCGCTGACGTCGAGGTGGTGGCCGCCGAGGACACCCGCCGCAGTGGGCAATTGCTCGATGCGCTGGGTATCCGTGCCCGGCTGGTGAGTTGCCACGATCACAATGAAGGAGAGCGCAGCACGCAACTGGTGGCGCAAATGCAGGCTGGCGCGTCGGTGGCGTTGATCTCTGATGCGGGGACGCCGCTGGTCAGTGACCCAGGCTTCCGTCTGGTGCGTGCCTGCCAGCAGGCGGGGGTGCCGGTGGTGCCGGTGCCGGGCGCCAGTGCCGTGCTGGCCGCGCTGGCCGTGGCCGGCCTGCCCACCGACCGCTTTCTGTTCGAGGGGTTTCTGCCCAATAAAGGCAGCGTGCGTGACGAGGCGCTGCGCAATATTCTCGCCAACCGCGCGACGTCGGTGCTGTTTGAGGCGCCGCATCGACTGCTGTCGCTCCTGGAGAGCATTGAGGCCGCTGGTGCTGGCGAGCGCGAGATCACCTTGTGCCGCGAACTGACCAAGCGTTTTGAAACCGTGATCCGCGACAGCGTTACCGGCCTGCGCCAGCGCGTAGCGAATGACCCGGACCAGCAGCGCGGTGAAGTGGTGCTGGTCCTTGCCGGTGCTCCGCCCGAGGCGGCCGGGGACGCGGAGTTGATTCCCCTGGCCAAGCTGCTGCTCGAAGAACTCCCTGCCTCCCGCGCTGCCCGCATCCTGGCAGCGTACTCCGGCCGCAAACGTCAGGAGGTTTATGAGTGGCTCGGACGCCTTTAA
- the mraZ gene encoding division/cell wall cluster transcriptional repressor MraZ — protein sequence MDGTGSGVIIVFSGRTALNVDAKGRLAIPTRHRDALVRACGGRVVLTHHPYDNCLSLYPEQQWQDVARQVAGLSDAEPVVRYLKRRFLGQAVELEMDANGRYLVPGELRELVALEKRAMLVGQIHRFEIWSEAAWQAEQDQYGQMDLSAMPESVQKLAF from the coding sequence GTGGATGGAACCGGCAGCGGGGTAATCATCGTGTTCAGTGGGCGCACCGCCCTCAATGTGGATGCCAAAGGGCGTCTGGCGATACCGACCAGACACCGTGACGCGCTCGTGCGCGCCTGCGGCGGACGCGTTGTGCTGACACATCACCCCTACGACAACTGTCTGTCCCTCTATCCCGAACAGCAGTGGCAGGACGTCGCCCGTCAGGTGGCGGGTCTGAGCGACGCCGAGCCGGTGGTGCGCTACCTCAAGCGCCGCTTTCTCGGTCAGGCCGTGGAGCTGGAAATGGACGCCAACGGCCGATATCTGGTGCCTGGCGAACTGCGTGAACTGGTGGCCCTGGAAAAGCGCGCCATGCTGGTGGGGCAGATTCATCGTTTCGAAATCTGGAGCGAGGCCGCCTGGCAGGCGGAGCAGGACCAGTATGGCCAGATGGATCTTTCGGCCATGCCGGAAAGCGTGCAGAAGCTGGCGTTCTGA
- the rsmH gene encoding 16S rRNA (cytosine(1402)-N(4))-methyltransferase RsmH gives MTQPEQYVHQPVMLEEVLELLPTRTDGFYVDGTFGRGGHSRALLARLDAQGRLVGIDRDPLAIAAGHDLAQADSRFRIHAGRFDCLEQVVAEAGRPLDGVLLDLGVSSPQLDDPARGFSFMREGPLDMRMDPTSGESAAQWLARAEEEDIANVLYRYGEERRSRAIARRICAQRRERPLTTTTELAALIESVLGRGVPGKHPATRSFQAIRIHVNQELAALEAVLDQALQCLAPGGRLVVISFHSLEDRLVKLFMRDASGRRPQPRGLPLPPQPVLMKPLGKARQAGDAEVAANARARSAVLRAAEKVVA, from the coding sequence ATGACGCAACCTGAGCAGTACGTACACCAGCCGGTCATGCTGGAGGAGGTGCTGGAATTGTTGCCTACCAGGACAGACGGTTTCTACGTCGACGGCACCTTTGGCCGTGGTGGACACAGCCGGGCACTGCTGGCGCGCCTGGATGCTCAGGGACGGCTGGTCGGAATCGACCGTGACCCGCTGGCCATCGCCGCAGGCCATGATCTGGCACAGGCCGACAGCCGTTTCCGTATTCATGCGGGCCGTTTCGACTGCCTTGAACAAGTGGTCGCCGAAGCCGGGCGTCCGCTGGATGGTGTGTTGCTGGACCTGGGGGTGTCGTCGCCGCAACTGGACGACCCGGCCCGGGGGTTCAGCTTTATGCGCGAAGGGCCGCTTGATATGCGCATGGATCCTACCAGTGGCGAAAGTGCTGCTCAGTGGCTGGCCCGTGCTGAAGAAGAAGACATCGCCAACGTGTTGTATCGCTATGGCGAAGAGCGCCGCTCCCGGGCCATTGCCCGCCGCATCTGCGCGCAGCGCCGCGAGCGACCGCTGACCACCACCACGGAACTGGCGGCGTTGATCGAATCCGTGCTGGGACGTGGTGTACCGGGCAAGCATCCGGCCACGCGCAGCTTCCAGGCGATCCGGATCCATGTGAACCAGGAGCTGGCTGCCCTGGAAGCGGTGCTTGATCAGGCGTTGCAGTGCCTGGCACCCGGCGGCCGGCTGGTGGTGATCAGTTTTCATTCGCTGGAAGACCGGCTGGTGAAGCTGTTCATGCGTGATGCCTCGGGGCGTCGTCCGCAACCCCGGGGTTTGCCGTTGCCGCCGCAGCCGGTGTTGATGAAACCCCTGGGCAAGGCGCGGCAGGCCGGTGACGCCGAAGTGGCGGCCAACGCCCGGGCGCGCAGCGCGGTGCTGCGGGCTGCAGAAAAGGTGGTTGCCTGA
- the ftsL gene encoding cell division protein FtsL gives MAAVAERNNPLIWPALTAVLVMTAVAVSYSVHQARKLTAQSQQLQREQYRLHTEWGQLLLEESTWGSFARVEQLARQELKMKQPAASERVVVRP, from the coding sequence ATGGCCGCGGTGGCCGAGCGCAACAACCCGCTGATCTGGCCGGCGCTGACCGCCGTGCTGGTCATGACGGCGGTGGCGGTGAGCTACAGCGTGCATCAGGCCCGCAAGCTCACCGCACAGTCACAGCAATTGCAGCGCGAACAGTACCGGCTGCACACGGAATGGGGGCAATTGCTCCTTGAAGAAAGTACCTGGGGTTCATTCGCGCGAGTGGAACAGCTCGCGCGGCAGGAACTGAAAATGAAACAACCAGCGGCCAGTGAGCGGGTAGTGGTGCGTCCATGA
- a CDS encoding peptidoglycan D,D-transpeptidase FtsI family protein: protein MSGARRHSRQQQAGYSPRRLRVVLGALGVCALVLGWRALDLQVLQHDFLARQGDLRNLRTEPLAAHRGVITDRANRPLAVSTPVTTLWANPREVLAAREQWVKLSNNPVLNSRTLSQRVEANAGREFIYLARHLAPEQAQQVLDLRVPGIYALTEYRRYYPAGEVTSHLVGFTNIDDVGQEGIELSMDNRLRGTPGRKKVVRDLHGRVIQDIAVLEEAHPGSNVTLSIDLRLQYLAYRELLAAVTRNRAAGGSAVVLDARTGEVLAMVNQPAYNPNNRSGVQTAALRNRAITDVFEPGSTIKPLTVAAALESGLVSVNSTVDTRPGTIRVANKTIRDHRNYGVIDITTVLTKSSNVGTTKLALAMEDHALPAFMEHFGLGTATGIPFPGESDGMLPIRSRWRDIETAALSYGYGVSVTALQLARAYAVIANGGIKVPLSLEKVDQPPQGERIISAEHASALVSMLETVISAEGTARRAKVPGYRVAGKTGTVHKLTAAGYADDRYVALFAGIAPAEDPRIVTVVVVDDPQGQDYYGGLVAAPVFGSIMAGVLRTLNIEPEQPVGTYAGVIDREGRL, encoded by the coding sequence ATGAGCGGAGCACGGCGTCACAGCAGACAACAGCAGGCAGGCTACAGTCCACGGCGATTGCGCGTGGTGCTGGGCGCGCTGGGCGTCTGTGCGCTGGTGCTGGGCTGGCGTGCGCTGGACCTGCAGGTGCTGCAACATGATTTTCTCGCCCGCCAGGGCGACCTGCGCAACCTGCGTACTGAGCCGCTGGCAGCGCATCGGGGTGTGATCACCGACCGCGCCAACCGTCCGCTGGCCGTGAGCACCCCGGTCACCACCTTGTGGGCCAACCCGCGCGAAGTCCTGGCCGCGCGCGAGCAGTGGGTGAAACTTTCCAACAACCCGGTGCTCAACAGCCGCACGCTTTCGCAGCGTGTCGAGGCCAACGCCGGCCGGGAGTTTATTTACCTGGCCCGCCACCTGGCGCCTGAGCAGGCACAGCAGGTGCTTGATCTGCGCGTGCCCGGCATCTACGCCCTGACCGAGTACCGCCGTTATTATCCGGCCGGCGAAGTCACCAGCCATTTGGTCGGCTTCACCAACATTGATGATGTCGGGCAGGAAGGCATTGAGCTGTCCATGGATAACCGCCTGCGCGGCACACCGGGGCGCAAGAAAGTGGTACGCGATCTGCACGGCCGCGTGATCCAGGATATTGCCGTACTGGAAGAGGCCCACCCGGGCAGCAATGTGACCCTGAGCATCGACCTGCGCCTGCAGTATCTCGCCTACCGCGAACTGCTTGCTGCCGTAACGCGCAACCGCGCCGCCGGCGGCAGCGCCGTGGTGCTGGATGCCAGAACGGGCGAAGTGCTGGCGATGGTGAACCAGCCGGCCTACAACCCGAACAACCGCTCCGGCGTGCAGACTGCCGCGCTGCGCAACCGCGCCATCACCGACGTGTTCGAGCCGGGCTCCACCATCAAGCCTCTGACGGTGGCGGCTGCGCTGGAAAGCGGGCTAGTCTCGGTGAACTCCACCGTCGACACGCGGCCGGGCACCATTCGCGTGGCCAACAAGACGATTCGTGATCACCGCAACTACGGCGTCATCGACATCACCACGGTGCTGACCAAATCCTCCAACGTCGGCACCACCAAGCTGGCGTTGGCGATGGAAGATCATGCGCTGCCGGCGTTCATGGAACACTTCGGCCTGGGCACCGCCACCGGCATTCCGTTCCCGGGTGAAAGTGACGGCATGTTGCCGATCCGGTCGCGCTGGCGCGATATCGAAACTGCCGCTCTGTCGTACGGTTACGGTGTGTCCGTGACGGCATTGCAACTGGCACGCGCCTACGCCGTGATCGCCAATGGCGGCATAAAAGTGCCGCTGTCGCTGGAAAAAGTGGACCAGCCGCCGCAGGGCGAACGCATCATCAGTGCAGAGCACGCCAGTGCTCTGGTAAGCATGCTGGAAACCGTCATCAGCGCCGAGGGCACCGCGCGGCGCGCGAAAGTGCCGGGCTACCGTGTCGCCGGCAAGACCGGCACCGTGCACAAGCTGACCGCCGCCGGCTACGCCGATGATCGTTACGTGGCGCTGTTTGCCGGTATCGCCCCGGCGGAAGATCCGCGTATCGTCACGGTGGTAGTGGTGGATGATCCGCAGGGTCAGGACTACTACGGCGGGCTGGTGGCGGCGCCGGTGTTTGGCAGCATCATGGCCGGCGTCCTGCGCACACTGAATATCGAACCGGAACAGCCGGTCGGTACTTATGCCGGCGTGATCGACCGGGAGGGCCGTCTATGA
- a CDS encoding UDP-N-acetylmuramoyl-L-alanyl-D-glutamate--2,6-diaminopimelate ligase encodes MSLALSQLLPDMPLPASLAATPISALCLDSRRISAGDTFVALAGHQQDGRIYIEQAIAGGATLVLAEADETRVVMQQGVPVIGITALRQQLGVIAARLFGEPGRAMTVTGITGTNGKTSTSWFLCDALNAVGRACALVGTLGLRFAGALEDVGHTTPDPITLQRALARFRDEGAQAVVMEVSSHALDQGRLNGTPVSVAVFTNLSRDHLDYHGDMEQYLAAKAKLFEGADLSLAVINLDDPAGVRLRERLPARLPCITFGDHADAVVRCERLQAGADGIRFVLNVAGTNVTASVPLYGRFNLDNLMAVAAVLHGLGYDADALERAFAAVTPVPGRMQPVTLAGTPAPVVLVDYAHTPDGLDKALRAARVHFAGRLHCVVGCGGNRDRGKRPEMAAVAEQLADVVVLTSDNPRFESPQAILADMRAGLAQPERARIIVRRDDAIAEAIGQAGDNDVVLIAGKGHETYQEIQGQRYPMDDRALALAALQARRAGGEGA; translated from the coding sequence ATGAGCCTGGCCCTGAGTCAGCTGCTGCCCGACATGCCCCTGCCGGCGTCGCTGGCGGCGACGCCGATTTCCGCACTGTGTCTGGACAGCCGGCGCATCAGCGCCGGCGATACGTTTGTGGCGCTCGCGGGGCATCAGCAGGACGGCCGCATCTATATCGAGCAGGCCATTGCCGGCGGCGCGACGCTGGTGCTGGCGGAAGCGGACGAAACCCGCGTTGTCATGCAGCAGGGCGTGCCGGTGATCGGCATCACTGCGCTGCGCCAGCAACTGGGTGTGATTGCCGCGCGGCTGTTCGGTGAACCGGGCAGGGCGATGACGGTTACCGGCATTACCGGCACCAATGGCAAGACCAGCACCAGCTGGTTCCTGTGTGATGCGCTCAATGCGGTGGGCCGCGCCTGTGCGCTGGTCGGTACGCTCGGGCTGCGGTTTGCCGGGGCGCTGGAGGATGTGGGCCACACCACGCCGGATCCGATCACGCTGCAACGGGCGCTGGCCCGTTTTCGCGATGAAGGCGCCCAGGCGGTGGTGATGGAAGTGTCTTCCCACGCGCTGGATCAGGGACGCCTGAATGGCACCCCGGTATCGGTGGCCGTGTTCACCAATCTCAGCCGTGATCATCTGGATTATCACGGCGACATGGAACAGTACCTGGCGGCCAAGGCGAAGCTGTTTGAGGGGGCCGACCTGTCGCTCGCGGTGATCAATCTGGATGACCCGGCCGGCGTGCGCCTGCGTGAGCGCCTGCCAGCGCGGCTGCCCTGCATCACCTTCGGTGATCACGCCGACGCAGTAGTACGCTGCGAGCGCCTGCAGGCCGGCGCGGACGGCATCCGCTTTGTATTGAATGTGGCCGGCACAAACGTGACGGCCAGCGTGCCGCTGTATGGCCGTTTCAATCTTGACAACCTGATGGCAGTGGCCGCCGTGCTGCACGGGCTGGGCTACGATGCCGACGCGCTGGAGCGCGCCTTCGCTGCGGTGACACCGGTACCGGGCCGTATGCAGCCTGTCACGCTGGCTGGTACGCCGGCACCAGTGGTGCTGGTGGATTACGCCCACACCCCGGATGGCCTGGACAAAGCCCTGCGTGCTGCGCGCGTGCATTTTGCCGGCCGGCTGCATTGCGTGGTCGGTTGCGGCGGCAACCGGGATCGCGGCAAGCGTCCGGAGATGGCGGCGGTCGCTGAGCAACTGGCCGACGTCGTGGTGCTGACCAGCGACAACCCGCGTTTTGAATCACCGCAGGCGATCCTGGCTGACATGCGCGCCGGGTTGGCCCAGCCTGAGCGGGCCCGCATCATCGTGCGCCGCGACGACGCCATTGCCGAGGCGATTGGGCAGGCGGGTGACAATGACGTGGTGCTGATCGCGGGCAAGGGGCACGAGACGTATCAGGAAATCCAGGGCCAGCGCTACCCGATGGATGATCGCGCACTGGCACTGGCGGCACTGCAGGCACGTCGTGCCGGCGGGGAGGGCGCATGA
- a CDS encoding UDP-N-acetylmuramoyl-tripeptide--D-alanyl-D-alanine ligase, producing the protein MNLSRIAALTGGTLVGTDIAIERVSTDTRTLQAGDFFVALRGEHFDAHDYLDQAAAAGARAALVEQPTGAFAHYVQVQDSRRGLGLLAAGWADQFTALRIGVTGNAGKTTVKEMIALMLGGQTLATRGNLNNDIGVPLTLLSLNDSHRFAVIELGANAPGEIRWTSSLVKPQIALITNVTGAHLEGFGTLQGIADAKSEIFTGMRAGSTAIINSDDAFADFFSAQAENAGLTLCRVSAEQAADISATDIETDIDQVRFSLSVGGDFYPVMIPLPGRHQVSNALLALAAVNAAGIPLAQAIGRLATLKPVPGRVNRSACLGGTLIDDSYNANPGSVQAAIALLADYAAPRMLVLGALGELGPQSADIHRELGRTARAAGIEHLVAVGEGARPAAEGFGESARYAAHHEAAVQEARPVLQGGGTVLVKGSRSAHMDVVASQLRAMGETH; encoded by the coding sequence ATGAACCTGTCCCGTATCGCCGCACTGACCGGGGGCACGCTGGTGGGCACGGATATCGCCATCGAGCGTGTCAGCACCGACACCCGCACCCTGCAGGCCGGAGATTTTTTTGTCGCGCTGCGCGGCGAACATTTCGATGCACACGATTATCTGGATCAGGCCGCCGCTGCCGGCGCCCGTGCCGCGCTGGTGGAACAGCCCACCGGGGCTTTCGCCCACTATGTGCAGGTGCAAGACAGCCGCCGCGGCCTGGGCCTGCTCGCTGCCGGATGGGCGGATCAGTTCACTGCACTGCGCATCGGTGTGACGGGCAACGCCGGCAAGACCACCGTCAAGGAAATGATCGCGCTGATGTTGGGCGGGCAGACGCTGGCAACACGCGGCAACCTGAACAACGACATCGGCGTGCCACTGACATTGTTGTCGCTGAATGACAGCCACCGTTTCGCGGTGATCGAACTGGGCGCCAATGCGCCGGGTGAAATCCGCTGGACCAGCAGCCTGGTGAAACCGCAGATTGCACTGATCACCAATGTCACCGGCGCGCATCTGGAAGGCTTTGGCACCTTGCAGGGCATTGCGGATGCCAAGTCAGAAATTTTCACCGGCATGCGCGCCGGCAGCACGGCCATCATCAACAGCGATGATGCCTTTGCGGATTTCTTCAGTGCGCAGGCGGAAAACGCCGGCCTGACACTGTGCCGGGTCAGCGCCGAACAGGCAGCGGATATCAGTGCCACCGATATCGAGACCGATATTGATCAGGTGCGTTTTTCACTGAGCGTCGGCGGCGATTTCTACCCGGTGATGATTCCCTTGCCGGGCCGGCATCAGGTCAGCAACGCGCTGCTGGCGCTGGCGGCGGTGAACGCTGCAGGTATCCCGCTGGCCCAGGCCATTGGCCGGCTGGCCACACTCAAGCCGGTGCCGGGGCGCGTCAACCGCAGCGCCTGCCTGGGTGGCACGCTGATCGATGACAGCTATAACGCCAACCCCGGTTCGGTACAGGCCGCGATCGCGTTGCTGGCGGACTATGCGGCGCCGCGCATGCTGGTGCTGGGCGCGCTGGGCGAACTTGGCCCGCAGTCTGCCGACATTCACAGGGAACTGGGCCGTACGGCACGCGCCGCCGGCATTGAACATCTGGTCGCGGTGGGCGAAGGCGCCCGTCCGGCCGCAGAAGGATTCGGTGAGTCGGCACGTTACGCCGCGCACCATGAGGCGGCGGTGCAGGAGGCACGGC